The Lepidochelys kempii isolate rLepKem1 chromosome 2, rLepKem1.hap2, whole genome shotgun sequence genomic interval tGAGCTTGGTGTCATTGtgaacagttctctgaaaacatccgatCAGCGTGAGGTGGGGCAGACAAAAAAGCTAacgttaggaactattaggaaagggatagataataaaacaaaatatctcCTAATCCCTCTGTATAAATCCACAGTAAGCCCACACCttcaatactgcatgcagttctagttgCCCTGTCTCAGAAAAAGAtctgttggaattggaaaaggtacagaaaagggcaacagaaatgattgggGTACGGGacagcttccagatgaggagagagtaaaaaagAGTGGGCCTGCTCAGTTTAGAAgagagacgactgaggggggtGTGCTAGAGGTCAATACAATCACgaagggggggaaaaggggaggagaaagtaaatagggaagtgttatttaccccttcacttaaCACACAAACTAGAAGTCAAATGATGAAATTAACGGgcagcagattaaaaaaaaaaaaaagttcttcacacaacacacagtcaacctgtgaaaacTCGTTGCCATTGGGATGTTGTGatgaccaaaagtataactaggttcaaaaaagaatgagataagttcatggaggataggtccatcaatggctatgagccaagacAGCCAGGGTCACAACCTccaaatgccagaagctggggatcacaggggatggatcactcgcaatcgctctgttctgttcattccctttgaaatacctggcactggccactgtcagaaggatactgggttggatggactATTGTTCTGGACCCGTGTGTGTTCTTATGTATTTACAGCCATGAAAATATATGGTTGAATTGGCtaccaaattaaatttaaaagtcTCCACCATGTCTCCCCACCAACATCTTCCAAGTGATCCTTGCCATATAAATATACCACACACTTTGCATACTGTAAACAATATATGGTTTATTCCATTTTATTAGTATTGGAAATTGAATATCCAAAGagctggggtttgttttgttgACAAATATGTGTAACATTCTAACTACATTCCAGATGTAACatttacactgaaaaatatttacaGGTTCAATTTCATACACAAAAAGTTTCAAATACAAATACAGTTAATACAAACCCCCCCAGAAACTCTGTGACCGCACAGATTTGTTATGGCCTTTAGTTAAGTTCAAGTATTTTCCAGTGGAATGGAATGCAAGCAACAAGGTAATTTGGCTTCTACCTGGGACATTCCAGGCCCTGAATAAAAAAGATGAGCACTTTATCTGACATGGTTTAGTGAATATATTCAGCATTTAGGATTAAACAAACTACACAACTAAACCCATCTGCTCTGTAAATGAAATGACTAACCTGTACAAGAAGTGAAGCATTAAACACATACCATATAGTGATCTCTTTCAGGAAGGATGCTGCATGTGAATTAGTTACAATTGTATGAGCAGTCAGACGGTTAGCTCCTGATGGATTTTTACCTAATCTGGGACCCGACTTTTTGCCATATTGCTTAAGATGGTTATGTTTATTGTGCCTCCTAATATTTCTCCTTCCCATAAAAAAACGGGATTTCTTTTTTGAGAGCGGCACAGATTCATTTACGAGGCAGTATTAAATCCCGGTAGCCTGGTGCAATGATGACCTCTGAAGGCCTTAGAGGGTATAACCAACAAAAGAGGGAGAACTGCTTGGGAGGGCCCCGAGGGATCTGAAAGGAGTAATGGGAGGGCATTCAGCAACATAACATAATAATACTAATGTACATTTCTCCGGGTCAATTCTGTCCCTTGCTTTGGCTCCTGCATGCTGCTCCCATGGCAAATAAGGGCTGTAATTGAGTCAAAGGGGCTGGGGAAGAATTCCCCTAGTGTAAGAGCAGCTATAAGTGTGCCTAGGCTACCCAGTGTGGGACTCTTGCTGTGCTGGTTGTGAGTTGAAAGGGAATCCTCCATAGCAGTGAGTGCCACAGAGATTTTGGGTCACGGGTCATCCCAAAGGCTGCTGGAGGGTAGAGAAGCTCTGCAGAGGTGCAACACAGAGCGGGTCTTCTCACCTGTAGGTCTCAAGGTGCTTTACCAAGGGGGGTAAATGTTATCAGCCCCATGttacagataaggaaacagaGGGTAAGTGACTCAACCAAGGTCACAGAGATTATCAGTACCATGGTGGGGAACAGAACACAGGTCTCTTGATTCAGTTTTATCACCAACCACTCGGTCACGCCTGCCTTACAGGCTgaatagcaggaaaaaaaaatctcctaatCACGAATGCTCTAAGACAGTGACATATTCtctcaagggaagtggtggaagccccatgCCCGGGTCTTTGATAAGTTAACATGAGACTGGACAGAGCCCTGGACAATATGCTGCAAGAAATGAGCTAGTACTGGCCCCTGTGGGGCTGGACCAGATGTGACTTCATAGCTCTTTCCCGACTCTAACTTTTATGGGTGAAATGCTCCGCCGTTGAAGTCACTggcaagactcctattgacttgaatggggccaggattctGCAGTCTACTATTATCACATTGCCACTGCCTAGCCATGCAGGCATGCTGTTCAACACTGCAATGCAGATGCATTGGGGTATATGGAAAACATTGGGTTACGTTCTGCCCCATCTTATGTCCCATGCAATTTTGCTGATCGTACGGGTTCACTTGACTGGGGTAGCGAATTAATCAGGACAGAATTTGGACTATTGTGTACAACCCTGACATGCTCGCAACCATCATCTGACCCGTTAAGCTCACGTTGTAGAATGGGGGGTAAGGAGAATCACACAATGAGACATTCAATAGGTACCGAGTACCCAACTTCCCTACAGTTTGGGTGTTAATTTGGTGTCCCTCCAGCAGAAATACAGATCATTAATCACCCATGGTAACACTAAGAACCTGGCATAGGCTACCTAGAAGGGTCAGGAAATTCAGAGAGGCTTCTGAAATCCCATCTTTAACTCACTCCCTTTTTAACAAGGCATCACAAGCAAGTCCTCATTCATGGCTCTCAAGTCATCTGCTTTTCACCACAGCAAGTGACACCAGGAAACCAAACCAAACGCCCAACACAATCATCTTGGAACAGAAAATGTTTCTACATGGAAAACCTGTATGCCACATATTGGGCTGCCTAAAACAGTGAACTGGAGCCAAGAGGTTGAACATGGGGCTTGAACTGCTGCAGTCTAATCCTCTCTCTGACACTGACCTGCTGGATGCCTTGGGTAAGTGTCTTAACCATGCTGGATAAAGTGGGGTTAATAATAGGTGTGTTGCGGGTTAGTTAGCTCTTTGTACAGCATTAGGCGTGGGTGATAAGAGATTATAACTATAGACCACTCAGAAAGGAGGTTATACTAGAACTGACAAGAGAGTATTAACAGCAAAATCCTGCAATCGCTGACAGTCCTTAGCCCCAGGGATGGTGGCTGCAATGGCCCTCACAGACCCAAAGAGGTTGTGCATCCCTTCCTAATATAATAAACAATAAGGGCCAATTATACATTTATTAGACCGAGCTCATGTGATGGACTCTGAGATGTCTGATTTAAAGCTTGTTTCTCTGCCTCCTGGGCAAATGCTCAGCATTAGCCACACTTACAAATAAAGTCAGAGCCAAGGGGCTGGCTCTGTTTCTCCAGCTGGCTATTCTTGGTGCAGCAACAGCAATCAAAGCAGGATTGAATTAAACAACAGCAACCGAGGCACACAGAGCACTCCCTGAAGATTAATGACTAGCTGATGAGGCCAATGGAAACCTGGGGTCAATTACAATCCATCAGGAGTTACACAGGAAATGCTGAGGGATGGAGGCTGTTGTGTGTTTATCCTGGTTATAACAGCAACAATCCAAACTCCCCCTTGCAGCGGAGAgtcactgctctgctccagcgGGACATGTTTCAATGGGCCTGCTGCATTGTGAGTCATCTCTAAGGAAAAAAACATGCAGCATCCGACCCTCAGTCTACTCAGAGCTTCCATCAGAGTCATCATGGGGAGCACAGGGTCAAAGCTAAACCAGGGAGATTCACATAGATGTGAAATATAAACGTCCACCCTGGGCAGCATAATACGTAAACCAATAGCCAGCTGTGGGCCTGACTTCACCACGGCATCTCTCCTCTTCAGAATATGCACCAGAGTCAAGGGATCGGCAGCACACTGAATTTTTAATGGAACCCACCATTATCAAACAACCCCTCTTAGATTTTAGGTATGGCCCAAGTTTAACAGGAATAATTTAACTCCATGCAAAATGCAAAGTCGTTCCATGGAGTAAAGAGAAAGGGCTCAGCCATGAGGAGCAGACAGATATGTTTCTTCCACCCTCACCATGTTGTAAATATTAGGAGCCTTTTGTGCAAAACTCACGGCTAAAGTGAGTTCTTCCCTAAGACAGACACATGGAGTAATCCTGACCTATCCTGTTGAGGAAATCCACTACACGTGCCCTTTAAGAATAAAGCTGCATTCctttaaaccagaggtgggcaaactacggcccatgagCCACATCTGGCttgtgggaccctcctgcctggcccctgagctcctgacccgggaggctagcccctggcccctcccctgctgttccccctccccctgagcaTGCCATGCCACACTCTGGGGAGCTgggcagcacagttgcagagccACAGACTGACCCGGTACTCTGGGTGGCACGGCTGcagcaccgccagccaccggtgctccaggcagcatggtaagggggcgggggggttggatagagggcaggggagtttgggggtgtggtcaggggtgggggttggataggggtcaggggagtcagagggtggggaacaggggggttggatggggcaggggtcccagaggggcagtcaggaatgggggggggttggatggggtggcgggtccaggggacagggagcagggggtggtagatggggcaggagttccaGGGGGGTCATCAgcgggcagggaacaggggggggttggatggggcaggagtccccggggagccgtcagggggtgagacgcaggggggtcagataggaggcggcggccgggccacacctggctgtttggggagacacagcctcccctaactggcccgccatacaattttggaaacccagtgTGGAcgtcaggccaaaaagtttgcccacccctgctttaaacaGAACTGATGGTTTGTGATCAGTCCCTTCGAGTCactcattcattttcaaaaatcgTACAGAGTAGATTCTGCTTCCAGGAGATGTCctccaatgggaacaggatcaaaCTCTAAATTACGTCATAGATGGCTAAGcaaaatatattaaacatttttGCCAGACGCTCTCACGAGCTGCTCATTGTATTCCTTTTCAAGCAATCATTTGCTCAGTCACGATCACTGATGATGTTGTAGGGCTTTGGAAAGTGCATTATTAGGTCCTGCCTGAATACAGCACTTCAGCACGAGTCGGCCCATAGGGCTACttacttgcttaaagttaagcacattcttaagtgcTCTGCTCATTCAGAGTCTTTAGAGGTTTATCATGGACTGAGATTTATGGGTCTAATCCTGGAAGCTCTTGAATGCACCCTGCAAAGTCACAGTAGGAATTGAGGACATCTAGGCACCTGGCAGGAACAGGCTCTCCGCGAGAGCAACAGAGCAGAAAATGGGGCAGTTATTCATTTACTTTTTTACTTTAGCTGGTCCAGTGACACCTAGGCCGATAAATCACTCAGCCATGTTCCCAGGGGTCAGGATTACATTTCTGCTCCTTGTTACCAGAGTTCATTCCCAACAAAGCCACAGATGCACTCAGTTTTGTACAAGTCAGATACATGATGAAAAAAACACATTGCCAACGTATTTCTTACACAGAGTGTTTGAAAAAGAGAAACCCTTCTAGTTGGAGCCACACTGTGTTTAGGGTCCTAGCCCGGCTTGCCTCACTGACATGAATAgcctcatggaagtcaatggtgaTGTCTAGCCCGGGCTTCTTTTCTTAAGATTTCCCCACTTCTCCCACCATCGGGTCACTTTCTCCCGCAGACCTAGAGCAGACAAGGTGCCAGCAGCCACTGGCATTGTTAAGCACCATGTTGCATAGACTTGGTCTGCATTAGCATTGCATTGTGGGTATCTCCAGTGGTAAACTTTAGCCAAAATAACCTGGTGTAGACAAGTCCAGTGGAACTAGTTGTGTGAGCAAGGCAAGGGGATTTGGTCCTTAAACTGCCTTTTTGTGAATGGTCCCTCTCCTGTCCCCATTAAAGTCAAGCGGGCAGATTCTCAGCTTGGGTCAGATGAAGTAAATGAAGCTGAACCAagtgacaccagctgaggatctggcccaagggcTGGCAATTTGACTTCCAAGAGAGGAAGATCAGCCACCATTCTGAGTTGGTGGgttttttggtgggggtgggaagttGTAAAAATCATCGTGTGGTTGATATTACATTATATATATCTGTAGCTCACAcaatatttgtatgtgtgtgtatatatacttaAATATACATCTCCACACACACGCCGTACACACTATGCATTGATCTATTTGTCTGCAACTATTTCTAAGCTTTTGATTAAAACAAAAGTACTTGATAACAAAATTTGTCAGCACTGGTCTTCTGATCTCTACCAAGAGTTAACACAGACATTAGaaactttgaatttcattttacTGGTTGCTTAAAGGCACTTTTGCTTAAGATGTGCAGTAGCAGTGTTAAAAAACGTCTAACTGCTGCAATTCCCACCAGCTCTGGAACGAATGCTACACTGCAGCATCATTACAATGCAAATTTACTGCAAATGCTATGTAGCAATTGATCCCGGTTGCTTTGCAGTTCAACACTGATTGGGGGAAAGAAAGGATACAACATTTACCTCAATGCTAATCACTCAGGGTGGCGTACATTCTTTAAAATATGGCTATTGTGCTTCTGACTGTCTTCATGTTCCGTTAATGCATGGTTAGAGCTCCTGGCTGCAACCTCTGTTGAGTTCATCTCCAATGACTGCTTGTTAGTGCATGTAAGAATCCAGGCAGGAAACGAGCCAGCCCAGTGGATCGTGGCCATTTATGTAACATCTCACCATTTTCCCCTTTAACAGAGGAATTCAAATTAATTGGAGGAAGGACATTTAGTAATTAAACAGTTCTCAACACAAGTACAGTACTATAGCCTCATGATGCAGGACAGGAGCAGCTCAGGGTAGTCAAGACGTTTCTTCTGAATGATCAGCAGAGTCCCCTTCCCACCAGCCAGCTCGCTTGTCAGTCCAGTCTCTGTCGCAGAGAGCTGGCAGTGGGTCATCCTGGGCAAACAGCTAGCGAGTGACATAAGAAGAAAGGCTGTTACTCCTGCCCCTAAGCAGTGCCGGGGACGGGGAGGCGGGGAGGGCGGCACCATACAGTTTAGCTCGATGGAGGTTCCCAGAGAGAATATGGACTAGGCAAGAAAGGGAATGTTTTTGTTAACACACCAGAAGACATTATTCAAATGTAATGTTTGAAACAACTCATCCTTCATCTATGTTGACTCCCACATACAAATTGTGCCTGTGCTCTGTGAATTGAATTCTAGACAATGCTGGAAAAAACCATGCCCCTACTTACGTTGCCCTGTCTGTGAGCTACGGTCAAGCACCTAATTATATCCATACAGAAGTCTTTCCATCTTTGCTGCTAGAACTGCCTTTTTCTGAACTGGCTTTGGGCTTAGCACCTTGTTTCTCGTGGGCAGTATTGACCCTGTTCTGTTCTACCACAGTCCCACCTGAAGGTGGGCTACTGGTTCTGGAAGGCTGCATGTTGGCCTGAGTAGCATTGTAGCTCTGGAATGCTATGTCTAACTGCTCCTGGGCCACCCTCAAGTGTTTATGAAGGGTGGACAGATCTGGTGGGATGTTCTCGTCTGGGCTTGTGCACTGTTGTTCTTGAGCAACATTAGCCAAGTTCTGCTCATGGGCCAACAAGCTATTTGGAACCTTTGCAGGCTTCTCCGATTTCACGACCAGGTTATACTCGGGAGGACAGGAGATATTCTTCGAGTAGGAATAGTTGTATGGAGGCTGCCTGAAACTATTAATCTTTCTGTTGCGAATGGCATCTCTAATGGTCCCAAACCCCAAGTGGAACATTTCACACATGTTGAGCAACAGACACAGGCAGCTCACAACATACATCACCAGGAGGAAGATGGTCTTCTCTGTTGGCCTTGACACAAAGCAGTCCACAGTGTGAGGGCAAGGGGCTCTGTTGCAGACGAAATACGCTTCCACCTCAAAGCCATAGAGAAAATACTGCCCAACCAAGAAACAAACTTCAAATGAAGCTCTGGCAAGGAGCTGGAAGACGTAAATCTTCATCAGCCCTTCTTGCTGGATGCGTCTCCTACCATCGTGCTTCTGCTGCTCCTTGCTCTTCTTGTTTGCTTTCGCTTTCTCCTCATTTTCCACCGTGTTATCGGAGATCATGGGCTCCTCTTCGTCTGCTTCCAAAGGGTCTTCCAAGTTACGGACAGCCTGCCAGTTCAAAGCAAACTGCTTCTTCTTTTTCTTGAGTACCTTAAGCCTCTTCTCCTCCTCGGAGGACCTAGCGATCCTGTGGATGGCATAGCCCAGGTACATGATGGAAGGGGTTGAGATCATGATGATCTGGAAGACCCAGAACCTGACATGTGACAGCGGTGCAAAGGCATCGTAGCAGACATTGTCACAGCCTGGCTGCTTGGTGTTACATGTGAACTTGCTCTGTTCATCTGAGTATATGGACTCCCCTCCGACAGCTGTCAGGACGATACGGAAGACGATCAGTACGGTGAGCCAGACCTTCCCCACAAAAGTGGAGTGATTGTGAATTTCTTCTAGCAGGCGGgtgagaaaactccagctcatgTTGGTCATAAGGGCTAATCATttataacctgcaagaaaagcaggaagaaaaaaCATAACATATAAGTTCATGTAGCTCTGTTTGTTCATGGCAACAGACCTCATTATAATAGTGGCATTGGTACGTAGCAGGATGATATCAGAGTGAAGGCATTTTATTCCAGAGATCAGCATCACTATTATGAGAGACTCAGCATAAGGGGAATTTTAATTTGTACATTGCAAGGGACTGAAACAATTAAGAGTTTTACTTTACATCACTATATCCAAGCTCATTGTAAGTAGTTTCCATTATTTGCACAAAGAAGTACAGTACGCTGGATATGTTTAGGCCATGATCTTATAGTGATCTCCCATGGACAAACCCCTTCAGTCAATGGGACTCCGTGTGGGTTGAGAGGTCTGTCcattcattgcaggatcagggccttatacTATAAACAAACTGATGGCCATTTAGGAATCTCACAATTGTCACTATGCTGCCACCAGTACTTTGAACTTGATGACGTAGGGACAGAGATCTGATTCTCCTACTCCAATAACACAGGTCCCCCTACCACTGGAGCTAAATGCTAACTGAGACTCTCTGTTAGCAATACAGATCCTATGACACAGCTGAAGAGCTATGATTCTATCAGTGGAGTGCCTAACATGCTAGTAGTCAATTACAATATATAAGAGATAGTCAATAGGTACATAAACACTGAAAGCAGGTATCTgtacacatcacacacacaaaagctacACTAAAAGAACATCATTAAGGttgacaaaaacaatgaggagtctggtggcaccttaaagactaacagatttatctgggcataagcttttgtgggtaagggttttttacccatgaaagcttatgccccaaaaaatctgttagtctttaaggcgccactgtactcctcgttgtttttgtggatacagactaacatggctacccccctGATTATTAAAGTCGCAAAGTCAAGCAGTCAAAGGTAAGgagatgccagaattaaggtcgcctgtgtaaccttaacttggccctcttgtgcatatgcattaagaCACAGGCTTTAATCAAAAGATCTcatactatattttccacagaaccaggggtggtgctgggggcagggggtttaCCAAGGAAATACTGTTTGAATGTAACCAGAGCAATCTATCTATGGCACCTGTAGCAACTGCCATTCTCTGACTGCCTcattctgaaggcagagcagagagagcagcagctgctgccctgcccgggctgggggcagaggtgcCCAAGAGcagtccctggcctgtccccgcCCACTGGGGCATACTGCCCAAGGCAGCTCCCTGAAGGCTCTGTCAGCCCCAGAGTTGGGTCCCCCACCACTTGGGTGGCTCTTACCCATAGTGGCTGTGAGCACTGCGTGGCTCTGGCTTCCAATGGGCCAGGGGACAAGGCCATGGATGGTCACTACTTgggtgttcctcattttctggaagCCCAGTTTGAGACCctggagtctgatttgcagaagtgctgagcactcacagttgcaactgaagtcaatgggcgcgGTGCCTTGAACAAATAAACTGCTGTATAATGCTGAAAAATCAAGTCCTCATCATCTCACCCAAATTTACACTTTTAATctgaatctctctgtgcctcagccctccatctgtaaaatggggataacaccactCCCacacctcccaggggtgttgtgaagataaattaattaatgtttatgaagcactggatactacagtgatgagcaccatagaaaatcccacaaggaaattaataagagcaggatttgaatagtgTGTGGTAAATAAGTCATGGGGCTGCACACTGAACAACGAGgctaaaacaaaatactgaatagcGCTGCTCACTAAGTGGGCACTGTCCAGGctgttcactgaatgaggcagatgtcctgtggaaaaaacagtatgtgatcatgtcattaaagacgGTATCATAATGCGTGCATATGAGGGAACTGaaataaggttgcacaggcaaccttaactctggcagTTCCCGACCTTTgcgtgcttgactttacaaccctAATAATGTTCTTTTGACAGGTTTTGTGTTAATGTCctaggttttttaaaatgcaaactgaaaaaaacagaaatgtcaTCATGTGGCGTCATATTGACACCCACCAGCCCTccgcagggttggaacctttagatccatcGCACAGAGCTCTGCCATGTTAGCTAAGGGCGTAGTAGGTTGTCATGCGCTGTGTGGACCAGGCTCACAGAGGGACGAGATGCACACTTTGCCGGTGGGTTTCACAGGtattgctgacagcagaggaatggggagactcaggaatctgggttccagtccaggctCTGGAAGGGCATGTGCTCTCGTGGCTCAGACTCTTCTGTCCGTTCCCCACAAACCTGACCCCTTCTGCCCTGTTCCTCCCACCTGCCCCATCCCTGGCTCCTTGCCCCAGACTCATTCTCCTTGTCTACCCAGTCCCAATCTCTCCCTCTGGGCTAGCTATCCAAGTCCCTgtatctcctcctccccacacaccctcaAATGTCCCCTATCACTGCAGTACCAGAGCATGCAAGAAttgttatcctcacaacacccccatGAGGCAGAACAGTGttctcatccccattttacagatggggaactgaggcattgAGAGGCTAAGTGACGTGCCAAAGGTCATGCAGGAAGCCTGTGAAGCAGCAGGGAATTGAACATGGCTCTCCCAAGTCCTAGTCAAGTACCTTAACCACTGGATTGtctttccttctctcccacaTTTCTATCACTGGTTCCCAGACCCAGTCTCTCCCAGCCtgcagtcccagtctccttccccaAGCTGttccagcctcccctccccacaactacCAGTCCCAGCCTCCCCACCCAACTAATTCCagatgcctctccctcccccgctctgTCTCAATCTCCTTTCCattccagtcccagcctcctatctcctccccactccagctcccagtcccagtctcccctccaTCCTATggtccccagtctccttgcccagccagtcccagtttctctccCATCCAGTCCCAATCTCCCCCCCAAATCCCAGCTGCAGTACCATAGATAGATTTCTCTGGTTACATTCAAACAGTATTTCCTTGGTAAACAACCACTGCAAatccctcagggcagggaccctcTTTGTGTTCTATATTTGTACAGCCCCGAGAGTAGTTGGGTCCTGGTTCACAACTAGGGCACCTAGGCACTGCTGGAATATAAACAATAATCATGGTTGGATGCATGCATCAAAAGATGCAAGTACTCAGAACCAGCTGCAGTGAGCTTGGGGACGTCAGTTTATGGCGGTGGCATGCCTGTTGGTTTTAACTTCACTTGCATCAGACCAGTGTCTTGAAACAGGCTGCAAGGTAACAGCGAGTTTTGGGATcctatatgtaagcagagtcaggatgagctccaccctgacatctggtggtgaggtgtggcaagttgtggaaaagaacttcagggactgatctcatttgcataggcacacccaccccgcctagaatgaggccatagttgcccaaatggtcactttggctgctgtgggatccccctGTTAtcggggcaggaagaataaattgttattaccccgattatgggaatcaaggacagtggaactgtacttggccttttgttatgatggagggactcgccatcaactaagtagcactcgctaggcaaaggacttgggttccaaaactctgtgaattgagagagagaggtaggctagggataggtattaatacttggtggtataggccccctggtgagggccttacatgttaattgcacttcctcctctccactgtggaatctcagagctaattttgattccatgaggagtctagttacaggctgctgagctgaattcactttgggccaatggtgcaccagcactgaggctcccctactacaagctgaaatcaccaaagagctgaactgactaagagctgaaatcacagagcgttgtgttaagtagtgggggagcctgaagatatatggtggagcagtttgcgggacggcgagcagagcggcttgaggagcagagcagtttgtcagatgcctagagcagctcatggggcggctggcagagcggagctccatggagaggtggggccatcagctttagaccacgtaaggtgccccttaaccctccccccccaatctccacccaggttgggaggtaaagctctgcagataaacttttgaactctggggctgccctgaccaggaacAGAGACTTTTTGGTcgc includes:
- the GJC2 gene encoding gap junction gamma-2 protein, which translates into the protein MTNMSWSFLTRLLEEIHNHSTFVGKVWLTVLIVFRIVLTAVGGESIYSDEQSKFTCNTKQPGCDNVCYDAFAPLSHVRFWVFQIIMISTPSIMYLGYAIHRIARSSEEEKRLKVLKKKKKQFALNWQAVRNLEDPLEADEEEPMISDNTVENEEKAKANKKSKEQQKHDGRRRIQQEGLMKIYVFQLLARASFEVCFLVGQYFLYGFEVEAYFVCNRAPCPHTVDCFVSRPTEKTIFLLVMYVVSCLCLLLNMCEMFHLGFGTIRDAIRNRKINSFRQPPYNYSYSKNISCPPEYNLVVKSEKPAKVPNSLLAHEQNLANVAQEQQCTSPDENIPPDLSTLHKHLRVAQEQLDIAFQSYNATQANMQPSRTSSPPSGGTVVEQNRVNTAHEKQGAKPKASSEKGSSSSKDGKTSVWI